From the Mammaliicoccus sciuri genome, the window TATTCTCAAGTTAAGCACCAGAGTTTAGAAACTTTTGTTAATAACTTAAATGATTTATCAGTTGAGCTTGTGATTGACTCTGCTTTACGCGAAAATCGTAAAAGAGAATTAATGGTTTTAATTGATGAAGCACTTGCGAATCGTAATAATACTTTATTTGAACAATACAGTGAAGAATTAATTCAGTTGGAGGATTTACAATCGTGAGTTGTCATTTAAAATTTAACACATAATAAGAGACTACTTTTGAAAACATTCAAAAATAGTCTCTTTTATTTGTTTATAGCATTAAATTAATAATTTCTTCTTTAGCGATATCTCCAAAATAGTGATAAACATCAATATCTTTTAATGCTTCTTGAATAGATGATTTTTGATGTTGAACACCTATTAATGCTTCTTCAATATCTTTTACATCACCGACACCAAAGAAATCACCGAATATTGCTGCGTGTTCTATTTTACCTTTTTTAACATCTAATTTAATTTGGACAAGTCCTCTATCAAATTTATGACTTCTTTCAAAGTTGTATTTAGGATTCTTGCCATAATTCCATTCCCATTTTTGGTATTTATTTTTACTTAGTTCATTAATGTTATCCCAATCTTCATCTGTTAAATGGTATTCTTCAACATCTTCACTACCTTGTTGTTTAAAGATCGATGTAAGTATACGTTGTTTAAATGTTTCAATATCCATTGGCTCTTCTAAGAACTCTTGTATGTTTGCGACACGTGATCTTATAGATTTAATACCTTTAGATTTTATTTTTGCTTCGTTAACGCGAAGTGCATTTACAACCTCTTCGATTTCACTATTTAACATTAATGTTCCATGTGAGAACATGCGATCTTTTTGTTTAACCATTGCATTACCTGATATTTTTCTTTCCCCGACTTGAATATCATTTCTACCAGATAATTCTGCTTTAACACCCATTTCATTTAAAGCATCAACGATTGGTTGTGTAAATTTCGCAAAGTTATGGAAACTGTCTTCGTCATCTTTTGTAACAAAGCTAAAGTTAAGATTACCTAAATCGTGATATACAGCTCCACCACCAGAAATTCTTCTTACAACTTTGATGTTGTGTTTCTCAACATACTCTTGGTTAACTTCTTCAATCGTATTTTGATTTTTCCCTACAATAATGGATGGTTGATTAATATAGAATAGGAAATAACTATCATCTTTAGGAAGAGAAGTTAAGACATATTCCTCCATAGCTAAATTAATCATTGGATCGTTAATACCATTATTACTTACAAATTTCATTATATTTCCTCCTTCTTTTCTCCCCAAATAGCCTCAAGTATATAGTACCATATGTTTGATTAATCATATGTATGATATGTTTATGTTAAAATAGAGTATATTTGTTAATACTTTATAAACTGAGCATTATTTAGTATAATGTTTCATAGTATTATTTAGGAGGAATAAGATGACAATCGCAGAAGTTGGAAATATCATAGAGTTTCAAGATGGATTAAGAGGTAGAGTTGAAAAAATTAATGAAAACTCAGTTATCGTAGATATCACAATTATGGATAACTTTGAAAGTTTAGAGTTACCTGAAAAAACTGTAGTAAATCATAAGCGTTATACAATAATTTCTGAAGAGGGATAATAGTGAAAAGACAAATTAATCCTCAATTAATATGGTTCATATCTAGTTTCATTATTTTTCACATTATTTTATTCATTATGCAAGGTGAAAAAGAAGTATTCTGGTACTTATATACTGGTATTATGCTGATTGCGGGCATTAGCTATGTCTTTTATCAACGTGACATCAAATCTAAACGATTACTTCAATCAATTGGATATGGTCTCATTGGTGCCATTATATTAGTTCTACTTCAGCTATTATTATCACAAATTTATAATGGCTTGTCATATGCATCCTTATTTAAAGAATTAATGCATGCTGGCGTATTTTATAAGTGGCAAATGCTTGTAACAATTGTAATTGCTATACCTTGTCATGAGTTATATATTAGAACAATTTTACAAAATCAGTTGCAACTGAAATTTTCACAACCTATTATTGCAATCGTTGTGAGTGCCCTTGCATCTAGTTCACTATTTTTATATTTAGATAATTTAGCTATATTTATGTTTATATTTTTAGCACAACTCATATTATCTACATTGTATTTCTATACGAAAAGAATCGTAACATCTTATGTAGCTCAAATTGCAGCAATCATCATACTCGTTATAATTTTCAGCTAATACATTTAATAAAAACACCCCCCAAAATTTTAGCAATTATGCTAACTTTTTAGGGGTTTTTTATATTACAATACTTCAAAATGATGTTCTAAATCATATTTGCCCTTTGATTCTGTCAGTTCTTCAATCATATATTCTATGACGGTCTTCTTCGCTCTCTCATACGTTGATTCAGAAATAATCTTATTAACATGTCTAAATAAATAATCCGTCATAATAACTGAATAGGAAGCTTCTAAATCAATATTCTCTAAGTTAACTCTACTACCAACAGGTTTACTCAAATCAATCGTATATTCGAAACCTTTCCATACAGTCATAAGTGTCGGTTCTAAAATATGGTCATTATATTGAACCGTATCCCCTTCTTTATACAGTGCTGTAGCAGTTCTTTCTATAATTCGCTTTATTTCAGCACCAGATAAATTAATTTTGACTGGTTTATCAGTATGTACATATGATTGATAGACATCTTTAACTTGTAACTCGCCACGTAAACCGTTACCAGTCAGGTTCCCAATTTGTGCACAAACAAAATCAGTTTCTTTAAATGCTCTCGTCATACTTTGTTGAATACATTCCATGAACTTATGCGGTTTTATAAATAAGTCTGTTAATTGTTTATAATCTAACACGACAGGTACGTCAACAACGCTCTGTTCAGACCAATGTTGGACAGCTTTTTGGTCGAAATACGTTAGTTCCAATAAATCTCTATCTTCAGGATAACTTGAAATTTCTACGTGCTTAATAGACGTATCAATAATTTCTACTGAGTTTGCTCTTTTCTTGAATTGAATAGACATATCTACAATATTCGTAGCATCTTTACCTGGTTGTATAAACTGTGTTTCTTCGACTTTTAGATCAACGATATGTTCTTGATGACCTGTAATAATGACATTAACGCCTTCCGTACTATTCGTCATACTTTCAGCGTTGTTACTGTAATATGATCTATAATTATTTTTATCTGTGTAAGTGTTTAAGCCACCATGGTATAACATAATCAAAAAGTCAGGGCTTTCTTTTTCATGTAAATATCTCACCCATTTTTTTGCTG encodes:
- a CDS encoding IDEAL domain-containing protein, whose amino-acid sequence is MKQYSQVKHQSLETFVNNLNDLSVELVIDSALRENRKRELMVLIDEALANRNNTLFEQYSEELIQLEDLQS
- a CDS encoding bifunctional metallophosphatase/5'-nucleotidase, encoding MNTNETITIDLLATSDLHGQIGKSGISGNILKMATYVKHKRKTNNHVLLLDNGGMLSGSMFAFYYAQIAPYKRNPMIKVMNEMQFDASGVSPDEFNFGLDFLNKSIALSRFPWLAANIEHSKTREPYFTTPYTIKYVEGIKIGIIGFTSSGLMENKNVEFEDEVLVGESMTTAKKWVRYLHEKESPDFLIMLYHGGLNTYTDKNNYRSYYSNNAESMTNSTEGVNVIITGHQEHIVDLKVEETQFIQPGKDATNIVDMSIQFKKRANSVEIIDTSIKHVEISSYPEDRDLLELTYFDQKAVQHWSEQSVVDVPVVLDYKQLTDLFIKPHKFMECIQQSMTRAFKETDFVCAQIGNLTGNGLRGELQVKDVYQSYVHTDKPVKINLSGAEIKRIIERTATALYKEGDTVQYNDHILEPTLMTVWKGFEYTIDLSKPVGSRVNLENIDLEASYSVIMTDYLFRHVNKIISESTYERAKKTVIEYMIEELTESKGKYDLEHHFEVL
- a CDS encoding CPBP family glutamic-type intramembrane protease, which produces MKRQINPQLIWFISSFIIFHIILFIMQGEKEVFWYLYTGIMLIAGISYVFYQRDIKSKRLLQSIGYGLIGAIILVLLQLLLSQIYNGLSYASLFKELMHAGVFYKWQMLVTIVIAIPCHELYIRTILQNQLQLKFSQPIIAIVVSALASSSLFLYLDNLAIFMFIFLAQLILSTLYFYTKRIVTSYVAQIAAIIILVIIFS
- a CDS encoding YkvS family protein, translated to MTIAEVGNIIEFQDGLRGRVEKINENSVIVDITIMDNFESLELPEKTVVNHKRYTIISEEG
- a CDS encoding lipoate--protein ligase codes for the protein MKFVSNNGINDPMINLAMEEYVLTSLPKDDSYFLFYINQPSIIVGKNQNTIEEVNQEYVEKHNIKVVRRISGGGAVYHDLGNLNFSFVTKDDEDSFHNFAKFTQPIVDALNEMGVKAELSGRNDIQVGERKISGNAMVKQKDRMFSHGTLMLNSEIEEVVNALRVNEAKIKSKGIKSIRSRVANIQEFLEEPMDIETFKQRILTSIFKQQGSEDVEEYHLTDEDWDNINELSKNKYQKWEWNYGKNPKYNFERSHKFDRGLVQIKLDVKKGKIEHAAIFGDFFGVGDVKDIEEALIGVQHQKSSIQEALKDIDVYHYFGDIAKEEIINLML